From Woronichinia naegeliana WA131, the proteins below share one genomic window:
- a CDS encoding IS1 family transposase — translation MSILKKSSMEILNDVGLCQEKEDALFKNNRPHCYSENVKIHSHYQTKGNGERKMFICQECSSCFAETYGSVIAGLETPLSEIVKVLKARMEGMGLNAAARVFGYAKTTILNWEKKLSGLQETLFLYALVNEFVKLVIEGDELYTKVKKNKEASASEGWTIVLMDRASRFIWHLKCGRKEQKLFLEAMMTIAELFEKSTECLQLFTDGEKRYSQLLFDICHEVLKTGKRGRPTKVLPKGLVVRLKNKSSKRRDSAGKLEKVETPKPEHPETTEKPAEKDVHANHVEAFNSAIRRYLSAFRRRTNTYAKSVVGLQRVLDIFWMVHNFVRSHFTTRKVPAVALGIIEKGFTWEDLLQIRLIC, via the coding sequence ATGTCAATATTAAAGAAAAGCTCTATGGAAATCCTGAATGATGTTGGCTTGTGCCAAGAGAAAGAGGATGCCTTATTCAAGAACAACCGTCCTCATTGCTATAGTGAAAACGTAAAAATACATTCTCATTATCAAACGAAAGGTAACGGGGAACGTAAAATGTTCATTTGTCAAGAATGTAGTTCTTGTTTTGCTGAGACTTATGGTAGCGTAATCGCTGGCTTAGAAACCCCATTAAGTGAAATTGTAAAAGTATTAAAAGCCAGAATGGAAGGCATGGGACTAAATGCAGCAGCCCGAGTATTTGGCTACGCGAAAACAACAATATTGAATTGGGAAAAGAAGTTATCGGGATTACAAGAGACATTATTTTTATACGCCTTAGTGAATGAATTTGTTAAATTAGTAATAGAAGGAGATGAACTATACACAAAAGTTAAAAAGAATAAAGAAGCAAGTGCCTCTGAGGGGTGGACAATCGTGCTCATGGACAGGGCTAGCCGCTTTATTTGGCATTTAAAATGTGGTCGAAAAGAGCAGAAATTATTTCTAGAAGCAATGATGACCATAGCGGAATTATTTGAAAAAAGTACAGAATGTCTCCAGCTATTTACAGATGGGGAAAAGCGATATAGTCAATTGCTATTTGATATTTGTCACGAAGTATTGAAGACTGGAAAGCGAGGTCGTCCCACCAAAGTATTACCGAAGGGTCTTGTGGTAAGATTAAAAAATAAGAGTAGTAAACGTCGAGATTCTGCGGGTAAATTAGAGAAAGTAGAAACTCCGAAACCTGAGCATCCTGAGACAACAGAAAAACCAGCAGAAAAGGATGTTCATGCCAATCACGTTGAGGCATTTAATAGTGCTATCCGACGCTATTTATCTGCCTTTCGTCGTCGTACAAATACTTATGCTAAATCTGTTGTGGGATTACAGCGAGTCCTAGATATTTTCTGGATGGTTCATAACTTTGTTCGCAGCCATTTTACTACGAGAAAAGTTCCTGCTGTAGCTCTCGGTATAATTGAAAAAGGGTTTACTTGGGAGGACTTACTCCAAATTCGCCTGATTTGTTGA
- a CDS encoding phosphodiester glycosidase family protein: MIDAVGGGPRLLPQLTATQEAFWQEDQGQVIRDAIGLKQRNARTAIGIFPTGDLLWVMAAQKPTSPQNSGLSLAELAEFLQSQGVKDALNLDGGSSSALYYQGQTESGKFNEQGQPILRPVKSVLFIRK, encoded by the coding sequence TTGATCGATGCGGTGGGCGGTGGCCCTCGACTGTTACCTCAGTTAACAGCTACCCAAGAAGCCTTTTGGCAAGAAGATCAGGGCCAGGTGATTCGGGATGCCATTGGCCTTAAACAACGTAATGCCCGCACGGCGATCGGCATTTTTCCCACCGGCGACTTACTCTGGGTGATGGCCGCTCAAAAACCGACAAGTCCCCAAAATAGCGGTTTATCTTTAGCCGAGTTAGCTGAATTTTTGCAATCTCAAGGGGTCAAAGACGCGCTAAATTTGGACGGTGGCAGTTCTTCGGCTTTGTATTATCAAGGTCAAACGGAGAGCGGTAAGTTTAATGAGCAAGGCCAACCCATTCTACGTCCCGTTAAATCGGTGCTTTTTATCCGAAAATAG
- a CDS encoding ISNCY family transposase translates to MSTDFAERKMEVNDLSFDGIVHCLNEVIGKIDDPRSVSNATKYSLREAILGAFAAFFMQNESFLEYQRQLNSRCGRDNAQSLFGLEKIPTVEQIRNIVDGVAASSLFPLFGLIYQALRSMGFLKAYEILRGNLLVAMDGTNYYSSEKVNCPCCSTKTSKQGKVTYFHQALLPVIVSPDHESVFSLPPEFITPQDGSEKQDCEQNAAKRWISNHASLFAGQKITLLGDDLYSRQPTCQHCLDHDFNFIFVCLPTSHPTLYEWLNYLETNGEVKTTQHRRWNGKYFEIWHCRYLNQIPLRDQQPALLVNWCELKIHRESDAQLLYHNSWITNHFLTPHIVLDVCRAGRTRWRTENENHNILKNRGYHLEHNFGHGKQHLASVLLTLNLLAFLLHTVLGLVDERYQRIRVQRGTRKGFFQDILSLTKYLFFESWHHLLDFMLDDSVSLAVSNSS, encoded by the coding sequence GTGTCTACTGATTTTGCAGAGAGAAAGATGGAAGTAAACGACCTAAGTTTTGACGGAATCGTTCACTGTTTAAACGAGGTCATTGGGAAGATAGATGACCCCCGTTCGGTTAGTAATGCAACGAAATATAGTCTAAGAGAGGCGATACTGGGGGCATTTGCCGCCTTTTTTATGCAAAATGAGTCATTTTTAGAGTACCAACGTCAGCTTAACAGCCGTTGTGGGCGAGATAATGCTCAGAGCTTGTTTGGACTAGAAAAAATACCAACAGTAGAACAGATTCGCAACATTGTGGATGGGGTAGCAGCGAGTAGTCTATTCCCTTTGTTTGGGTTAATTTACCAAGCATTGAGGAGCATGGGATTCTTGAAAGCCTATGAAATATTGAGGGGAAATCTTCTAGTAGCAATGGATGGGACAAATTACTACAGTTCGGAAAAAGTAAATTGTCCATGCTGTTCAACCAAAACGTCAAAACAGGGAAAAGTCACCTACTTCCATCAGGCATTATTGCCCGTGATTGTTTCCCCAGACCATGAATCAGTTTTTTCCTTACCCCCTGAATTTATTACCCCTCAAGACGGTTCTGAAAAGCAAGATTGTGAGCAAAATGCGGCGAAACGTTGGATAAGTAACCATGCTAGTCTGTTTGCGGGACAGAAGATAACTCTGCTAGGGGATGACTTGTACAGTCGTCAGCCCACTTGTCAGCACTGTCTCGACCACGATTTCAACTTTATCTTCGTCTGTTTACCGACTTCTCATCCCACACTCTATGAATGGTTAAACTATTTAGAAACTAATGGAGAAGTCAAAACCACTCAACACCGACGTTGGAATGGGAAGTATTTCGAGATTTGGCACTGCCGTTATCTCAATCAGATTCCCCTGCGAGACCAACAGCCTGCTTTGTTGGTTAACTGGTGTGAGCTAAAAATCCACCGCGAATCCGATGCTCAACTTCTTTATCACAATAGTTGGATTACCAATCATTTTCTCACCCCTCACATCGTTCTTGATGTCTGTCGTGCTGGACGGACTCGTTGGCGTACTGAGAACGAGAATCACAATATTCTCAAAAATCGAGGCTATCACTTAGAGCATAATTTTGGGCATGGTAAACAACACCTCGCCTCTGTTTTGCTTACCCTGAATTTGCTGGCTTTTCTCTTGCACACGGTTTTAGGTTTGGTTGATGAACGTTACCAGAGAATTCGCGTCCAACGCGGCACTCGTAAGGGATTCTTTCAAGATATTCTCTCTTTGACCAAATATCTGTTCTTTGAAAGCTGGCATCATCTTTTAGATTTTATGCTTGACGACTCAGTTTCTCTCGCTGTCTCGAATTCTTCCTAG
- a CDS encoding tetratricopeptide repeat protein: MGRAEVLAQLDQQLQQIDRVAISTLTGMGGIGKSELALQYAWQEWPKQTCRGGICWLNVAESDPGLSILSFAQIHLGLTLPEEGELVERVRYVWQGWLKNEQDQTLIIFDDVRELLQIRDYLPPQNNRFRVIITTRNQQIASNFSLIDVKVLSPEKALELLAIFLSQAVENDRETAQELCAWLGYLPLAIELVGQYGKYMQSSLAEILEQLKAQRLDNESLQVTQNALMTAQRGVAAAFELSWTQLSASSQLAGQLLSLFAESAIAQDLILALFEVGSPQPPLKRGAIEEESLKRGAIERVFPTFSKWFSKPKVEPIPELNLPIATKADLRHLVNLNLLKDLGENNYELHTLIRHYLRDKLEASEVMETAKQAYCVVMVNVAKNIKQTLTLEDIAIIEPFIDHLKIAAEELNQWLEDEDLYWPFYGLSTFHRAQGFYNQAVPSFEQCLSLSEQRFGPKHPKVATSLNNLASLYKSQGKYAEAEPLYLRSLAIREKPLGENHPDVAQSLNNLASLYKSQGKYAEAEPLYLRSLAIIEKQLGENHPLVAQSLNNLAGLYKSQGKYEEAEPLYLRSLAIIEKQLGENHPLVAQSLNNLAGLYKSQGKYEEAEPLYLRSLAIIEKQLGENHPLVAQSLNNLAALYEFQGKYAEAEPLYQRSLAIRQKQLGENHPDVATSLNNLAGLYQSQGKYEEAEPLFLRSLAIREKQLGENHPDVAQSLNNLASLYKSQGKYAEADPLFLRSLAIMEKQLGENHPDVAQSLNNLAGLYYSQGKYEEAEPLYQRAIAIFSEKSGENHPNTQTVKMNYYQMLAQLPDDELNQRFSSETVQMLRNLRQAL, translated from the coding sequence GTGGGACGAGCCGAAGTTTTAGCGCAATTAGATCAGCAATTACAGCAAATTGATCGCGTTGCCATTTCCACTTTGACGGGTATGGGTGGCATTGGTAAGTCGGAGTTGGCTTTGCAGTATGCCTGGCAGGAATGGCCCAAGCAAACCTGTCGCGGTGGGATTTGTTGGCTGAATGTGGCGGAAAGTGATCCTGGTTTGAGTATTTTAAGTTTTGCTCAGATTCATTTAGGGTTAACGTTACCCGAAGAAGGAGAGTTAGTTGAACGGGTTCGTTATGTTTGGCAAGGTTGGTTAAAAAATGAGCAGGATCAAACCTTAATTATTTTTGATGATGTGCGTGAATTATTGCAAATTAGGGATTATTTACCGCCTCAAAATAATCGTTTTAGGGTAATTATTACGACCAGAAATCAACAAATTGCCAGTAACTTTAGTCTGATTGACGTTAAGGTTTTAAGTCCAGAAAAAGCTCTAGAATTGTTAGCTATTTTTCTGTCTCAAGCGGTAGAAAATGATCGAGAAACGGCGCAAGAACTCTGTGCTTGGTTGGGTTATTTGCCTTTGGCCATTGAGTTGGTGGGGCAGTACGGGAAATATATGCAGAGTAGTTTGGCAGAGATTTTAGAACAGTTAAAAGCACAAAGGTTAGATAATGAAAGTTTACAGGTTACGCAAAATGCGTTGATGACTGCCCAACGGGGAGTTGCGGCGGCGTTTGAGTTGAGTTGGACACAATTAAGTGCGAGTTCTCAGTTGGCAGGTCAGTTGCTTAGTTTGTTTGCAGAAAGTGCGATCGCTCAGGATTTAATTTTGGCTTTGTTTGAGGTTGGATCCCCCCAACCCCCCTTAAAAAGGGGGGCTATTGAGGAAGAGTCTTTAAAAAGGGGGGCTATAGAGAGAGTTTTTCCGACTTTTTCTAAGTGGTTTAGTAAGCCTAAAGTTGAACCGATTCCTGAGTTGAATTTACCGATAGCAACTAAAGCTGATTTGCGGCATTTGGTGAATTTGAATTTGCTGAAGGATTTGGGGGAAAATAATTATGAATTGCATACTTTGATTCGTCATTATCTACGGGATAAGTTAGAAGCATCTGAGGTGATGGAGACGGCTAAACAGGCTTATTGTGTGGTGATGGTGAATGTTGCTAAAAATATTAAGCAAACCCTAACTTTAGAAGATATTGCCATCATTGAACCCTTTATTGATCACCTCAAAATTGCGGCAGAGGAGTTAAATCAATGGCTAGAAGATGAGGATTTATATTGGCCTTTTTATGGTTTAAGTACATTCCATCGAGCGCAAGGATTTTACAACCAAGCCGTTCCTTCTTTTGAGCAATGTTTGAGTCTCAGTGAACAACGATTCGGGCCAAAACATCCCAAAGTTGCCACCAGTCTCAACAATCTGGCGAGTCTTTATAAGTCTCAAGGGAAATATGCAGAAGCGGAACCTCTTTACCTGCGATCGCTGGCAATCAGAGAAAAGCCATTAGGAGAAAATCATCCTGACGTTGCCCAAAGTCTCAACAATCTGGCGAGTCTTTATAAGTCTCAAGGGAAATATGCAGAAGCGGAACCTCTTTACCTGCGATCGCTGGCAATAATAGAAAAGCAATTAGGAGAAAATCATCCCTTAGTTGCCCAAAGTCTCAACAATCTGGCGGGTCTTTATAAGTCACAAGGGAAATACGAAGAAGCCGAACCTCTTTATCTGCGATCACTGGCAATAATAGAAAAGCAATTAGGAGAAAATCATCCCTTAGTTGCCCAAAGTCTCAACAATCTGGCGGGTCTTTATAAGTCACAAGGGAAATACGAAGAAGCCGAACCTCTTTATCTGCGATCACTGGCAATAATAGAAAAGCAATTAGGAGAAAATCATCCCTTAGTTGCCCAAAGTCTCAACAATCTGGCGGCTCTTTATGAATTTCAAGGAAAATACGCAGAAGCGGAACCTCTTTATCAGCGATCGCTGGCAATCAGACAAAAGCAATTAGGAGAAAATCATCCCGATGTTGCCACTAGTCTCAACAATCTGGCGGGTCTTTATCAGTCTCAAGGGAAATACGAAGAAGCGGAACCCCTTTTTCTGCGATCGCTGGCAATCAGAGAAAAGCAATTAGGAGAAAATCATCCCGATGTTGCCCAAAGTCTCAACAATCTGGCGAGTCTTTATAAGTCTCAAGGGAAATACGCAGAAGCCGACCCCCTTTTTCTGCGATCGCTGGCAATAATGGAAAAGCAATTAGGAGAAAATCATCCCGATGTTGCCCAAAGTCTCAACAATCTGGCGGGTCTTTATTACTCTCAAGGGAAATACGAAGAAGCGGAACCTCTCTACCAAAGAGCAATTGCCATTTTTTCGGAAAAATCAGGAGAAAATCACCCCAACACTCAAACAGTAAAGATGAATTATTATCAAATGTTAGCCCAACTTCCCGACGATGAATTAAATCAACGCTTCTCCTCCGAAACCGTCCAAATGTTACGTAACCTACGACAAGCATTGTAG
- a CDS encoding IS4 family transposase, with protein sequence MARQHPRRKGNPDLRRKTNQPGVEIPEITKELFELLEPTMFTPLKYLQGTHEKMMRDRVLNLPVMVALVLSIVYRQIAGISEAVRLLEEEGLLWVASLKVSKQAVSKRMMNVPAEIFAILLKGVLEKAAEKGKKLQVGEKWEKIREKFSAVWIADGSTLEQIRKNMKISKEEKSKLGGKIMMVVEAFTQRPVTLWYTENDKSNDKIWCEELAAKLPENGLILVDMGFFSFVWFDLLTEAKKFFLTRFRAGTSYKTKQVLSQGSHYRDEIIIMGNYRSNPCKHPVRLVSVLWGTIWYQYLTNVLSPEQLSAEEVCDLYRRRWTIEEAFLLTKRLLGLAYLWVGNKNGVQIQIICTLIFYTVLNQLVGEVAIALNQPKEKISVEMVFRSLYYVAKAIARGEKPDTVTYLAERAKLFGLVKAERKRHREKAALNQQIWEPIPLS encoded by the coding sequence ATGGCAAGACAACATCCTCGGAGAAAAGGAAACCCAGACTTACGTCGTAAGACAAATCAGCCAGGGGTAGAAATCCCTGAAATAACAAAAGAGTTGTTTGAATTACTAGAACCCACAATGTTTACACCATTAAAATATTTACAGGGAACTCATGAGAAAATGATGAGAGATAGGGTATTAAATTTACCAGTAATGGTGGCATTAGTGTTAAGTATAGTGTATCGTCAAATAGCGGGTATAAGTGAAGCGGTAAGACTGTTAGAGGAAGAGGGATTGCTATGGGTAGCATCATTAAAAGTAAGCAAACAGGCAGTATCAAAAAGAATGATGAATGTGCCAGCCGAAATATTTGCAATATTACTAAAAGGAGTGTTAGAAAAAGCAGCCGAAAAAGGGAAGAAGCTCCAAGTAGGAGAAAAATGGGAAAAAATAAGAGAAAAGTTTAGTGCAGTGTGGATAGCAGATGGCTCAACGCTAGAGCAGATAAGGAAAAATATGAAAATAAGTAAAGAAGAAAAGAGTAAATTGGGGGGTAAAATAATGATGGTAGTGGAAGCCTTTACCCAAAGACCCGTTACTTTATGGTACACAGAAAATGATAAATCAAATGATAAAATATGGTGTGAAGAATTGGCAGCTAAATTACCAGAAAATGGTTTAATTCTCGTAGATATGGGATTTTTTAGCTTTGTGTGGTTTGATTTGTTAACAGAAGCTAAAAAGTTTTTTCTAACCAGATTTAGAGCGGGTACATCTTACAAAACCAAACAAGTATTGTCTCAAGGTAGTCATTACAGAGATGAGATTATCATTATGGGAAATTACCGTTCTAATCCTTGCAAGCATCCGGTGAGATTAGTCTCAGTATTATGGGGAACAATCTGGTATCAGTATTTAACAAATGTGTTGTCTCCCGAACAACTGTCCGCCGAAGAGGTCTGTGATTTATATCGAAGACGATGGACAATCGAAGAAGCCTTTTTATTAACGAAAAGACTTTTAGGACTAGCCTATTTATGGGTAGGTAATAAGAATGGTGTCCAAATCCAGATTATTTGCACTTTGATTTTCTATACGGTCTTAAATCAATTGGTAGGGGAAGTGGCGATTGCTCTAAATCAACCGAAAGAAAAAATCTCAGTAGAGATGGTGTTTCGGAGTCTATACTATGTAGCGAAGGCTATTGCTAGAGGAGAAAAGCCTGATACAGTAACCTATCTGGCTGAACGTGCTAAGTTATTTGGTTTGGTCAAAGCTGAGAGAAAGCGACATCGAGAAAAGGCCGCTCTCAATCAACAAATTTGGGAACCCATTCCTTTAAGTTGA
- a CDS encoding TPM domain-containing protein has product MKKSAFSGFLIGILASCLTVLAWCSLPMTALAVNNPELLPDTVTPVVDLANFLPQVQEDALIKDIQSFEAETGWKLRVLTQYDRSPGRAVIKFWGLDDKSILVVADARGGNLLAFSIGDAVYELMPRTFWIELQARFGNIYYIRENGENRAITQSLDTVKGCLLQGGCNVVPGLPREQWILTLVTSIVGGVIVGFAGIPRKEGQVFAWQWVLVLSPLWGILVIAFGIGPVVTRTSDWLPLFRNMMGFAIGVLVAYLSPLLNQTNISRT; this is encoded by the coding sequence ATGAAAAAATCTGCTTTCTCAGGATTCCTAATTGGCATCTTGGCGAGTTGTTTAACCGTTTTAGCCTGGTGTTCCCTACCAATGACTGCCCTAGCGGTCAATAATCCCGAATTACTACCGGATACGGTTACGCCCGTGGTTGACCTTGCCAATTTTCTGCCCCAAGTTCAGGAAGATGCCTTAATTAAAGATATTCAATCCTTTGAAGCGGAGACGGGTTGGAAACTGAGAGTATTGACCCAATACGATCGCAGTCCGGGAAGAGCGGTCATTAAATTTTGGGGACTAGATGATAAAAGTATTTTGGTAGTTGCGGATGCCAGGGGTGGCAATCTTCTCGCCTTTAGTATTGGGGACGCAGTTTATGAATTGATGCCTCGTACTTTCTGGATTGAATTACAGGCACGTTTCGGAAATATTTATTACATTCGTGAAAATGGTGAAAATCGAGCCATTACCCAATCCCTCGATACCGTCAAAGGTTGTCTGTTACAGGGCGGTTGTAATGTGGTACCTGGTTTGCCAAGAGAACAGTGGATTCTAACCCTGGTAACGTCCATTGTGGGCGGAGTGATCGTGGGCTTTGCCGGTATTCCCCGTAAAGAAGGCCAGGTTTTTGCCTGGCAATGGGTTTTGGTTCTCTCTCCTCTTTGGGGCATTTTAGTAATTGCCTTTGGTATTGGCCCGGTTGTTACTCGGACAAGTGATTGGTTGCCCTTATTTCGGAATATGATGGGGTTTGCGATCGGTGTTTTAGTGGCCTATCTGTCGCCTTTGCTCAATCAAACGAATATCTCTAGGACTTAA
- a CDS encoding type II toxin-antitoxin system HicB family antitoxin translates to MKLFTAIIERDVDTNLYVGYVPGFVGAHSQGETLDELRENLQEVIEMLFDDSEITALEDIALAKVIAEGIDGENVSREEVFDLLSE, encoded by the coding sequence ATGAAACTTTTTACGGCGATCATTGAAAGGGATGTAGATACCAATCTCTATGTCGGTTATGTGCCTGGATTTGTGGGAGCGCATTCCCAAGGAGAAACATTAGATGAGTTACGAGAAAATTTACAGGAGGTAATTGAAATGTTGTTTGATGATTCAGAAATTACCGCACTGGAAGATATTGCGTTAGCTAAGGTGATCGCGGAAGGAATTGATGGTGAAAATGTTAGCCGTGAAGAAGTTTTTGATTTATTATCAGAGTAA
- a CDS encoding precorrin-8X methylmutase, which translates to MEWHISDAQSLAIIDQEIENVKFSPAEYEIVRRVVYATADFEYYQLLQFSERVLNAGAAALAARTTIIVDVPMVQVGIVPNLQKTFANPVYCATQTITRPQKGKTQTAWGLQTLAQRYPEGIFVIGDSQTALIGLVELIEEKQVKPTLVIATPSGFVDMDVAKQRIHDALIPTIIVDGRKGNAVAAVAILNGLVDLAWQAYEQSAHS; encoded by the coding sequence ATGGAATGGCACATTAGTGATGCCCAAAGTCTTGCAATCATTGATCAAGAAATTGAAAATGTTAAGTTTTCGCCGGCAGAATATGAAATTGTTCGCCGTGTCGTTTATGCAACAGCCGATTTTGAATATTATCAATTACTACAATTTTCAGAACGGGTTTTAAATGCAGGAGCCGCTGCTTTGGCCGCCCGCACCACCATCATTGTCGATGTGCCGATGGTACAGGTTGGCATTGTTCCCAATCTTCAGAAAACCTTCGCCAATCCGGTCTATTGCGCGACCCAAACCATCACTCGTCCCCAAAAAGGAAAAACCCAAACGGCTTGGGGACTGCAAACTTTAGCCCAACGCTATCCCGAAGGCATTTTTGTGATTGGCGACTCCCAAACTGCTTTAATCGGCTTAGTAGAACTGATTGAAGAAAAACAGGTTAAACCGACTTTAGTGATTGCCACCCCCTCCGGCTTTGTTGATATGGATGTGGCCAAACAACGGATTCATGACGCTCTCATCCCGACCATTATTGTGGATGGACGCAAGGGCAATGCTGTCGCCGCAGTGGCGATTTTAAATGGACTGGTAGATTTAGCCTGGCAAGCCTATGAACAAAGTGCCCATTCCTAA
- a CDS encoding eukaryotic translation initiation factor 3 subunit E, whose protein sequence is MEPLTLLATGATIILAGALTRVGELSLDGAIAQLKNLIVVKSPEIWKQLEATAKNPAALPKTIEVMATLLEDQELREVAEQVTKENESNPYVIQMINQNKQVTVSQSGISNSQNNTFSL, encoded by the coding sequence ATGGAACCTTTAACCCTACTGGCTACGGGGGCAACAATTATTTTGGCGGGTGCTTTAACTCGTGTTGGGGAACTGTCTTTGGATGGAGCGATCGCGCAGTTGAAGAATTTGATTGTGGTGAAGTCTCCTGAAATATGGAAGCAATTAGAGGCGACGGCCAAGAATCCTGCGGCCTTACCTAAAACGATTGAGGTAATGGCCACTTTATTGGAAGATCAAGAATTGCGGGAAGTGGCGGAACAAGTCACCAAAGAAAATGAATCTAATCCCTATGTTATTCAAATGATCAATCAAAATAAGCAAGTTACGGTCAGTCAATCAGGAATCAGTAATAGCCAAAATAACACTTTTAGCTTGTGA
- a CDS encoding YtxH domain-containing protein produces the protein MSKNKDSSALWVGVVVGGLMGTIAGLLLAPRSGQETRRILKKSTDALPELVEDLSTTLQLQTNQLSETAQRNWQETLNRLQVAIAAGVEASQPELPVSLGSQDISPKS, from the coding sequence GTGAGCAAAAATAAGGATAGTAGTGCGTTATGGGTCGGTGTTGTCGTGGGCGGACTAATGGGGACAATTGCCGGACTTCTCCTCGCTCCCCGTTCAGGGCAAGAAACTCGTCGTATCTTAAAAAAATCGACTGACGCATTGCCGGAATTGGTGGAGGATCTTTCAACCACGCTACAACTCCAAACCAATCAACTTTCTGAAACAGCCCAACGCAATTGGCAAGAAACCCTAAATCGTTTACAGGTGGCGATCGCGGCGGGAGTAGAAGCCAGCCAACCAGAACTCCCTGTGTCTCTAGGTTCCCAGGATATATCCCCCAAATCCTAA
- a CDS encoding DUF948 domain-containing protein, producing MTEPLFWLGLSLTLLSVSLTAVLIAAVPALQELGRAARSAEKLFDSLNREFPPTLEAIRLTGLEISELTDDLNQGLKSAADIVENVDQTLNTAKQTVDQVQANSRRLGLGFKAAWETWQKYPTSRSLLSSSFKNRPSP from the coding sequence ATGACCGAACCTCTTTTTTGGCTAGGATTATCCCTAACCTTACTTTCTGTTAGCTTAACTGCCGTACTGATTGCTGCTGTACCTGCCCTACAGGAATTAGGCCGGGCTGCTCGCAGTGCCGAAAAACTATTTGATAGTCTTAACCGAGAATTTCCCCCTACCCTAGAAGCGATCCGGCTCACTGGACTAGAAATTAGCGAATTAACCGATGATCTCAATCAAGGTCTGAAAAGTGCGGCCGATATTGTCGAGAATGTTGATCAAACCTTAAACACTGCCAAACAGACCGTTGATCAAGTCCAAGCTAATAGCCGTCGTTTGGGTCTAGGCTTCAAAGCCGCCTGGGAGACTTGGCAAAAATATCCCACGTCTCGCTCCCTGCTTTCCTCCTCTTTTAAAAATCGTCCCTCGCCCTAA